The following are encoded in a window of Oncorhynchus masou masou isolate Uvic2021 chromosome 17, UVic_Omas_1.1, whole genome shotgun sequence genomic DNA:
- the LOC135559007 gene encoding zinc finger protein 112-like isoform X1, whose protein sequence is MLSSVSLRAQIASIIEVLSKAAVAEISKVVDDGIVVLRVEMCQRENEINVLKNNVQQLDSELRRARTRGIQARRRIHHGRSVAAENLGRGGPGKSGTACVGRTSLEKLQSGEIGNERDEEVIRHADETRVKTEPGVELDQAKQSTGRKDKGRLDAELSMYDRDSQQWMTSSQADNDMEMSHSEYLNSSGQNSQCLPDHSSVPPGNSRKVEASCSSVSFPGKPYVDVREDMISQLRQPQHYRQSDILKRTSDGTVQSNPDPRSVLGFGSNYNTARRARTKRFCQVKKHFICTLCGKSFERYGHLERHLRIHTGEKPYSCDLCGRCFNQKSSLKGHLKTHRVSIDGEANNEEMPPLDRSQSEEEQCNKNNEVVQTPEIPVKSEPEEQKDASQTLNHKGEEQTAGNAEELAANLSLCERGSQSWMSGSQADHDIETSNSEYFSSSGHKSQCLPDHSAVNHVPGRVEAACSSASFPGKPYVDVREDMILQLRQQHYGPSDTLLIASDGTVQSDSQGMEGVTLNHSPIFSSFPRKVRTFQGVTRDKKCFICSFCGKVFERVGHLERHQRIHTGEKPYGCEICGRCFNQKSSLKGHLKTHRADGVEMLTEQPQLDKKPDVHPRPSENPGEQRAQASLAEEQPSSGDSEDEEGGRGQGLVVKEEREKEFKAQTINLSGHQHQQSTERPGYQDDPEYVMDERESQLCRSFTAERHNDNESGSVHPGCSFDGIKQQKSRPDSPSVQYNHRLFDGMHHHHGFYSSASREVELEHLSFQDEKNKLEMIEQEQYAGMALHARNREDGNGTILPRFQDRVPLPVVKETAMREYITEPNSKDGILFALGIDGFDSTEGSSATTDNTRNRCFICSICGKSFDRHSHFERHQRTHTGEKPYCCEICGKSFTQKSSLKAHQRLHTG, encoded by the exons ATGTTGAGCAGTGTTTCTCTACGGGCGCAGATCGCTTCCATCATAGAGGTACTTTCTAAAGCTGCGGTTGCAGAAATTAGCAAAGTAGTCGACGATGGTATAGTGGTGTTACGTGTGGAAATGTGTCAACGGGAAAATGAAATCAACGTCCTGAAAAATAATGTACAACAACTTGACAGCGAGCTTCGAAGAGCTCGAACTCGTGGGATTCAGGCTCGAAGACGCATTCATCATGGTCGATCAGTCGCTGCCGAGAATCttgggagaggag GGCCAGGTAAAAGCGGTACTGCTTGTGTAGGGAGGACATCGCTTGAGAAACTGCAGTCTGGGGAGATTGGTAATGAAAGGGATGAAGAAGTCATTCGACATGCAGATGAGACTCGGGTGAAGACTGAGCCAGGAGTGGAGCTGGATCAAGCAAAGCAAAGTACAGGGAGAAAGGACAAAGGTCGTCTGGATGCTGAACTGTCAATGTATGACAGAGACAGCCAGCAGTGGATGACCAGTTCACAAGCAGACAATGATATGGAGATGAGCCATTCAGAATATTTGAATAGTTCAGGGCAAAACTCCCAGTGTCTCCCTGATCACTCTTCTGTACCTCCTGGAAATTCCAGAAAGGTGGAAGCGTCATGCAGCAGTGTTTCGTTTCCAGGTAAACCATATGTTGATGTAAGAGAGGATATGATTTCACAGCTCAGACAGCCACAACATTATCGGCAGTCAGACATACTCAAGAGAACAAGTGACGGCACAGTACAGTCAAACCCAGACCCTAGAAGTGTATTGGGCTTTGGCTCAAATTATAATACTGCAAGGAGAGCGAGGACCAAGAGATTTTGCCAGGTTAAGAAACACTTCATTTGCACActgtgtgggaagagttttgaaCGTTACGGCCATCTTGAAAGACATCTGCGAATTCATACGGGTGAGAAACCGTACAGCTGTGACCTATGTGGAAGGTGTTTCAACCAGAAGAGTAGCCTCAAAGGGCATCTGAAGACTCACAGAG TGTCGATAGACGGAGAAGCTAACAACGAGGAGATGCCTCCCCTGGATAGAAGTCAGTCTGAGGAAGAGCAATGCAACAAAAATAATGAAGTGGTCCAAACTCCTGAGATACCTGTGAAGTCGGAGCCAGAGGAGCAGAAGGATGCATCCCAGACACTGAATCATAAAGGAGAAGAACAGACTGCAGGAAACGCAGAAGAACTGGCTGCTAACTTGTCgttgtgtgagagagggagccaGTCATGGATGTCCGGTTCACAAGCAGACCATGATATTGAGACAAGCAATTCAGAATATTTCAGCAGTTCTGGTCACAAGTCACAGTGTCTCCCTGACCACTCAGCTGTAAATCATGTCCCAGGAAGGGTGGAAGCGGCATGCAGCAGTGCTTCCTTTCCAGGAAAACCATATGTTGATGTCAGAGAGGATATGATTTTGCAGCTCAGACAGCAACATTATGGACCTTCAGACACACTCTTGATAGCAAGTGACGGCACAGTACAGTCAGACTCACAGGGCATGGAAGGGGTTACACTGAACCATAGCCCTATCTTCTCTAGTTTTCCAAGGAAAGTGAGAACCTTCCAAGGAGTCACCAGGGACAAGAAGTGCTTCATCTGTTCATTCTGTGGGAAGGTCTTTGAGCGGGTTGGTCATCTGGAAAGGCACCAGCGAATTCATACGGGTGAAAAACCGTACGGATGTGAAATATGTGGAAGGTGTTTCAACCAGAAGAGCAGCCTCAAAGGACATCTGAAGACTCACAGAG CAGATGGTGTTGAAATGCTAACAGAACAACCTCAACTTGATAAGAAGCCTGATGTCCATCCGAGACCCTCAGAGAACCCAGGGGAACAGAGGGCTCAGGCCTCACTTGCTGAAGAACAGCCTAGCTCTGGGGACAGTGAAgacgaggagggaggaagggggcaggggttagtagtgaaagaggagcgagagaaggagTTTAAAGCCCAGACAATCAATCTGTCTGGACATCAACACCAACAAAGCACAGAGCGACCAGGTTATCAGGATGACCCAGAGTATGTcatggatgagagggagagtcAGCTGTGTAGATCTTTTACAGCAGAGAGGCACAATGATAACGAGTCTGGATCTGTACATCCAGGTTGCTCCTTCGATGGTATAAAGCAGCAGAAGTCCCGCCCAGATTCGCCCAGTGTCCAATACAATCACCGTCTCTTTGATGGAATGCACCACCACCACGGGTTCTATTCGTCAGCTTCTAGAGAGGTGGAACTTGAACACTTGTCTTTTCAGGATGAGAAAAACAAGTTGGAAATGATTGAGCAAGAGCAGTATGCAGGAATGGCTCTACATGCAAGGAACCGAGAGGATGGCAATGGGACAATACTACCCAGGTTTCAGGACCGCGTACCACTACCTGTGGTGAAGGAAACGGCAATGAGAGAGTACATCACTGAACCAAACAGTAAAGACGGCATTTTATTTGCCCTTGGTATAGACGGTTTTGACAGCACAGAGGGCAGCAGTGCCACCACAGACAACACAAGAAATAGATGTTTCATATGCTCCATTTGTGGAAAGAGTTTTGATCGCCATAGTCATTTTGAAAGACACCAGCGCACTCATACTGGTGAGAAACCCTACTGCTGTGAGATATGTGGTAAGAGTTTCACTCAGAAGAGCAGCCTGAAAGCTCATCAGAGACTTCATACAGGGTAG
- the LOC135559007 gene encoding zinc finger protein 112-like isoform X2 — protein sequence MLSSVSLRAQIASIIEVLSKAAVAEISKVVDDGIVVLRVEMCQRENEINVLKNNVQQLDSELRRARTRGIQARRRIHHGRSVAAENLGRGGPGKSGTACVGRTSLEKLQSGEIGNERDEEVIRHADETRVKTEPGVELDQAKQSTGRKDKGRLDAELSMYDRDSQQWMTSSQADNDMEMSHSEYLNSSGQNSQCLPDHSSVPPGNSRKVEASCSSVSFPGKPYVDVREDMISQLRQPQHYRQSDILKRTSDGTVQSNPDPRSVLGFGSNYNTARRARTKRFCQVKKHFICTLCGKSFERYGHLERHLRIHTGEKPYSCDLCGRCFNQKSSLKGHLKTHRVSIDGEANNEEMPPLDRSQSEEEQCNKNNEVVQTPEIPVKSEPEEQKDASQTLNHKGEEQTAGNAEELAANLSLCERGSQSWMSGSQADHDIETSNSEYFSSSGHKSQCLPDHSAVNHVPGRVEAACSSASFPGKPYVDVREDMILQLRQQHYGPSDTLLIASDGTVQSDSQGMEGVTLNHSPIFSSFPRKVRTFQGVTRDKKCFICSFCGKVFERVGHLERHQRIHTGEKPYGCEICGRCFNQKSSLKGHLKTHRDGVEMLTEQPQLDKKPDVHPRPSENPGEQRAQASLAEEQPSSGDSEDEEGGRGQGLVVKEEREKEFKAQTINLSGHQHQQSTERPGYQDDPEYVMDERESQLCRSFTAERHNDNESGSVHPGCSFDGIKQQKSRPDSPSVQYNHRLFDGMHHHHGFYSSASREVELEHLSFQDEKNKLEMIEQEQYAGMALHARNREDGNGTILPRFQDRVPLPVVKETAMREYITEPNSKDGILFALGIDGFDSTEGSSATTDNTRNRCFICSICGKSFDRHSHFERHQRTHTGEKPYCCEICGKSFTQKSSLKAHQRLHTG from the exons ATGTTGAGCAGTGTTTCTCTACGGGCGCAGATCGCTTCCATCATAGAGGTACTTTCTAAAGCTGCGGTTGCAGAAATTAGCAAAGTAGTCGACGATGGTATAGTGGTGTTACGTGTGGAAATGTGTCAACGGGAAAATGAAATCAACGTCCTGAAAAATAATGTACAACAACTTGACAGCGAGCTTCGAAGAGCTCGAACTCGTGGGATTCAGGCTCGAAGACGCATTCATCATGGTCGATCAGTCGCTGCCGAGAATCttgggagaggag GGCCAGGTAAAAGCGGTACTGCTTGTGTAGGGAGGACATCGCTTGAGAAACTGCAGTCTGGGGAGATTGGTAATGAAAGGGATGAAGAAGTCATTCGACATGCAGATGAGACTCGGGTGAAGACTGAGCCAGGAGTGGAGCTGGATCAAGCAAAGCAAAGTACAGGGAGAAAGGACAAAGGTCGTCTGGATGCTGAACTGTCAATGTATGACAGAGACAGCCAGCAGTGGATGACCAGTTCACAAGCAGACAATGATATGGAGATGAGCCATTCAGAATATTTGAATAGTTCAGGGCAAAACTCCCAGTGTCTCCCTGATCACTCTTCTGTACCTCCTGGAAATTCCAGAAAGGTGGAAGCGTCATGCAGCAGTGTTTCGTTTCCAGGTAAACCATATGTTGATGTAAGAGAGGATATGATTTCACAGCTCAGACAGCCACAACATTATCGGCAGTCAGACATACTCAAGAGAACAAGTGACGGCACAGTACAGTCAAACCCAGACCCTAGAAGTGTATTGGGCTTTGGCTCAAATTATAATACTGCAAGGAGAGCGAGGACCAAGAGATTTTGCCAGGTTAAGAAACACTTCATTTGCACActgtgtgggaagagttttgaaCGTTACGGCCATCTTGAAAGACATCTGCGAATTCATACGGGTGAGAAACCGTACAGCTGTGACCTATGTGGAAGGTGTTTCAACCAGAAGAGTAGCCTCAAAGGGCATCTGAAGACTCACAGAG TGTCGATAGACGGAGAAGCTAACAACGAGGAGATGCCTCCCCTGGATAGAAGTCAGTCTGAGGAAGAGCAATGCAACAAAAATAATGAAGTGGTCCAAACTCCTGAGATACCTGTGAAGTCGGAGCCAGAGGAGCAGAAGGATGCATCCCAGACACTGAATCATAAAGGAGAAGAACAGACTGCAGGAAACGCAGAAGAACTGGCTGCTAACTTGTCgttgtgtgagagagggagccaGTCATGGATGTCCGGTTCACAAGCAGACCATGATATTGAGACAAGCAATTCAGAATATTTCAGCAGTTCTGGTCACAAGTCACAGTGTCTCCCTGACCACTCAGCTGTAAATCATGTCCCAGGAAGGGTGGAAGCGGCATGCAGCAGTGCTTCCTTTCCAGGAAAACCATATGTTGATGTCAGAGAGGATATGATTTTGCAGCTCAGACAGCAACATTATGGACCTTCAGACACACTCTTGATAGCAAGTGACGGCACAGTACAGTCAGACTCACAGGGCATGGAAGGGGTTACACTGAACCATAGCCCTATCTTCTCTAGTTTTCCAAGGAAAGTGAGAACCTTCCAAGGAGTCACCAGGGACAAGAAGTGCTTCATCTGTTCATTCTGTGGGAAGGTCTTTGAGCGGGTTGGTCATCTGGAAAGGCACCAGCGAATTCATACGGGTGAAAAACCGTACGGATGTGAAATATGTGGAAGGTGTTTCAACCAGAAGAGCAGCCTCAAAGGACATCTGAAGACTCACAGAG ATGGTGTTGAAATGCTAACAGAACAACCTCAACTTGATAAGAAGCCTGATGTCCATCCGAGACCCTCAGAGAACCCAGGGGAACAGAGGGCTCAGGCCTCACTTGCTGAAGAACAGCCTAGCTCTGGGGACAGTGAAgacgaggagggaggaagggggcaggggttagtagtgaaagaggagcgagagaaggagTTTAAAGCCCAGACAATCAATCTGTCTGGACATCAACACCAACAAAGCACAGAGCGACCAGGTTATCAGGATGACCCAGAGTATGTcatggatgagagggagagtcAGCTGTGTAGATCTTTTACAGCAGAGAGGCACAATGATAACGAGTCTGGATCTGTACATCCAGGTTGCTCCTTCGATGGTATAAAGCAGCAGAAGTCCCGCCCAGATTCGCCCAGTGTCCAATACAATCACCGTCTCTTTGATGGAATGCACCACCACCACGGGTTCTATTCGTCAGCTTCTAGAGAGGTGGAACTTGAACACTTGTCTTTTCAGGATGAGAAAAACAAGTTGGAAATGATTGAGCAAGAGCAGTATGCAGGAATGGCTCTACATGCAAGGAACCGAGAGGATGGCAATGGGACAATACTACCCAGGTTTCAGGACCGCGTACCACTACCTGTGGTGAAGGAAACGGCAATGAGAGAGTACATCACTGAACCAAACAGTAAAGACGGCATTTTATTTGCCCTTGGTATAGACGGTTTTGACAGCACAGAGGGCAGCAGTGCCACCACAGACAACACAAGAAATAGATGTTTCATATGCTCCATTTGTGGAAAGAGTTTTGATCGCCATAGTCATTTTGAAAGACACCAGCGCACTCATACTGGTGAGAAACCCTACTGCTGTGAGATATGTGGTAAGAGTTTCACTCAGAAGAGCAGCCTGAAAGCTCATCAGAGACTTCATACAGGGTAG